The Mangrovibacterium diazotrophicum DNA window TTATTGGCGAGGGGAAAATTGTGGAACATTCAGGAGCCAAACCAATGAATATAATTTGGAAGCTAGAAGAACCATTGCCTGCTTATCTTTGGAAAAGTTCAGCTAAAATGGCTATTGGTTAGTCCTATGTGACGCATTGTCCGTTGACAACCATTCGACTATTGGATACCTTCAGCCCTAAAAATGGCAAAAGGTATCCGCTTTCACTATCTCTACCGCGACTCCGGCAACTACAAAAAGTTTGGACACAAGGACTTTTCGAATCCGACACAAATACCGCTCACGGAAATTGAAACGGCAATTCGGGAAAGATTGATCAGTACGGAGTTTTTCGATCCGGATCAAGTTGGAATCCGAAAATTCCTATTCCACCGCTATAACGATGATCATTCCTGGTATGAATTTGAAAAAATTGAGGAAATTGAAATTCACCGTCCAACTGCAAGCATCGAAAAATTTCTACTTTTATTGGAGTTATTGACGTAAAGCACCCCATGGACCAGCTGATTAACCTCGGCATTTTTGCCACCATCGCAATCTATTCCTTCATTGTTTACCTCCGCTGGTGGCAAATGTATAAGCAAATGGAGGTACTGCTGCACGAGCATTATGAACAGAGAGGGCTCGAGATTGTCAGCATTTCGAAGTTAAGTGCAACTGATCGGTTTAAATACGGTGTTCCCTGGAGTCCTTTCATCAGTTTCTACACCTCCAGTTTTCGCTTTTTACGGGCGGGCAAAGAGACCGTTTGCCGCTCCGTCGAAACCCGCGACGAATCCGGCACCGAGCAAATCCGCTACGTGGAGATTGGCTTTTCGGGAACGGAAGAAATCAGCGTGAACGAGTTTGAGGTGTACGAGTTTTAAGGGATAAAACCGCTAAAACCCCCATCAAGTGAGCCTTTCAAGAAATTCAAAGGTTGGGAATAGCCCTTCTTCCACAGCGCAGCAACGCCATTCCGCATGGTATCATAGAGAATCTCGATGGAATTATATTGCTGCTGTTTGGAATATCTATGATTCCACGTGGCAGCAGGGTCATTCCAGATGGAACCATTGATATTCTCTATGGAATTGCTTTGCTGCCATTAGGAATATCGATCATTCCACGAGGCAGGAAGCCTCGGCAAAAGCGCAGAACGATTATTCCCAAGCGATTTCATCCTCTCGTCGAAGTCGTTTTAGCGAAGCGGCCAGTCGGCGCATCGCTGTAATACAACAAAAAAAATCCGCCTCGTTTCCGAAGCGGATTTCCCGGGATCAGGCTTCCGTAGGAGCCGAACTGGATTTTGGTGTTCGCGACTTCCGGAGCTTTTTAATTTCAAGCACCAGGTTATCGTTCTTACCCAACAAGCCCGTAATCAGGTCAACGGTGGCCGAACCATCGGAGTAAGCCACATCAAGCGTGTCGTTGGCCAGCTGGGTGGCATCTTTGGCTGCAGCCATGGCTTCAATCTGCTTGCCTTCGGCAGTGTCGGCCGCTTGCACTTCGGATTTTAACTGGGTAATTTTTGCCGTCGGGTCGAAACCCTTGTCGGTTAGTAACTGGGTATTTTGTTCCAATACCACGATTAACTGTGTGACAAAGTCACGTTTTTTGGATTCGTTTAAACTCATAACTTTGGGTTTAAATCAGTTTTATAAAATTGATCTTCGGGGTCACCTGCATGCTTGTCGAGGGCACAGGTGGCCTCTTTTCGTACCACTCAGGGCGGCTGCCGCGGCGTGTACACACACCAGGGGTGCGCGTGATCATCAAGCGTTCAAAAAAATAGAATGATCAAAACGAGTTAAACCATCGGATTTGAAGTTGATTGGGTTCGGCTTTTATTCGTAACTAAATTATGAAAACAACCAGCGTAAGTTAAAGTGTTTTAGGACATAGGATCATAGCGTATGGAGGTAGGAGCATGGTGTTTGGAGAGGAAATGGGTGTGGTTTGGACGGACTCTTCGCTGAGTTGAATCATTCCATTTTGGTCTCCCGTGAGAGGTACAAAGCAGTATAAACAAAATAGCTTGCGCCCCTTCAGGGCTTTGGCCGATCCTCCATGGTCCCAACAACAGGGCTTTGCCCTGCCCTGATGCTACGGCACCGTTGGTGCATGGGAGAAAGATTTTGCATGCCTGCTCAAAGGCAAAGTCCCCTTCAGGGGATTTAGGGGTTAAAAACATCAATGGCATAGACCCGTCCTTGCCACCCTCTAACTCCCTGAAGGGAGAACCGGCAAGGGCTACATCGGAACGTGAATCCGGAGAATCGCAAAGAGAAATCACTCGTAAAACCCTAATCCAGTCCAACGGACGGCAAGCAACAGCCTGCGGCATCGCCGTAGGTTTTGGAATCGTTGTAGATTGAATTGCCCTGAAGGGGCTAAAGATTCACGATCAAAAATAGCTCACGCCCCTTCAGGGCTCTGGCCGATCCTCCGTAATCCCTGCAACAGGGCGTTGCCCTGCCCTGATGCCCCGGCACCGTTGGTGCGTCGGTGATTAATGTTTACTGCCCGGAATACATCGCAAGCTGATCAAAGCGCTCGACTGCGCGCAGTCCCGAGGATTCGGGACGAACGGAAACTCGGAAGTGCGACGCATAACAACATCTTGAGTTTTAGGAAACAATCGTTTATCTTAGTGTTCGACCCCAAACCCCTAAAGGGGCTTAAGCTATTTACAAGATGAGTATAAGCGATCAGGTATCCATGTTCTATAATGCTAAGCCTCATATCTTTGAAAAGGCTAAAACATTGCGGAAAAATATGACCACTGCGGAGCTCAACCTCTGGGAAAAACTAAAAAGGAGACAGGTCCTTGGACTACGGTTTCGTCCGCAACATCCAATTGACATTTTCATTGCTGATTTCTACTGCCATCCACTAAAACTGGTCATCGAGATTGATGGCGGTATTCACCTGGCTCCGGAACATAAGGAATATGACATCGGACGGACAGCAGAACTAAACCAATGGGGCATCCAGGTCATTCGGTTTACCAATGAAGAGGTAGCAAACAATCTGGACAAAGTTGTCAGCCAAATCAACTTAATCTGTCGTCAAAAATTGAGCGAAGGCAAAGTCCCCTTCAGGGGATTTAGGGGTTAAGCGCTCGACTGCACCAGTCCAGTCCAACGGACTGCAAGCAACAGCCTGCGGCATCGCCGTAGGAATTGGAATCATTTCAAATCATTGATTGTATCTCCAGACTCAGCAAAGGCTCAAGTCTCCTTCAGGAAGTTTAGGGATAAACCGGCAGACAGCCCTGTGACCTGGTCCAAATTTCGAGCGCCGATAACCCTTCCGGAAATCGTACGTAGAATAAAACACTTATTTATCTGAAATAAGATTTAAGCTGCCCGGCTTATTAGCCCCCTTTGATTCCTCTGAACGACCTTTTCCCCAACCTCCGTGAAGTGAAAAGGACATCCTCTCCCCCAACCCACATTGTACGAGATCTCACTTTCTGTTAAAACTTTACACAAAATCAAATTCCGTGAAACTAAGATTAATGACTTTGCTGTTGCTATCTGCCGTTGTGTGGGTAGCATGCAACCAGGCGAAGAAAAACAAACAACAATTGAGTTACACCACCGTGACTTGTGCTGTACCGGCAACCACTGATCAGGATTGGTACAGCTCCGGGAAGAAAGCACCTTTGTTCGACAACCTTGGCAATTACTCCTACCCGATTACCACCAGCAACGAATTGGTGCAACGCTATTTCGATCAGGGGCTGGTACTGGCTTACGGCTTCAATCATGCCGAGGCTGCCCGCTCGTTCTACTACGCCACCCAGCTCGATCCCAATTGCGCGATGGCCTACTGTGGCTATGCCTACGTACTCGGTCCCAACTACAATGCGGGCATGGAACCCGATCATTACCAACGCGCCTATAAAGCTATTCAAAAAGCCGTTGCCCTGTCCGACCAGGCAAGCCCAAAGGAAAAGGCACTGATCGCAGCCATGGCTAAGCGCTATGCCCCGGAGCCGCCCGAGTCGCGCCAACTATTGGATGAAGCATACTCGGCAGCGTTAAAAGAACTTTGGGGCAGCTACCCCGACGATCCCTATATTGGCACCCTCTATGCCGAATCGCTGTTGAACCTTCACCCCTGGGACCTTTATGAGACGGACGGAAGCGTCAAGGCATGGACGCCGGAAATTATAGAGACACTGAATCAAGTGATTGCGCTAAATCCGAAACATCCCGGAGCCAATCATTTCTACATTCATGCCGTTGAAGCTTCACCCACCCCGCAGCTCGGCTATGAATCGGCGCGTCTGTACGACGAGGGGCTGGTTCCCGGAGCCGGGCACCTGGTGCATATGCCTTCACACATCTACATTCGCACCGGCGACTACCACAAAGGTACATTGGCAAACATCAATGCCGTTGATGTGGACAGCGCTTACACCACAGCTTGCCATGCCCAGGGCGTTTATCCGCTGGCCTATTACCCGCACAACTATCATTTTTTAGCTGCAACGGCCACCCTCGAAGGCAATGCCGGGTGGGGTGTCCGTGCCGCCGAGAAAATGGCAAAGGATGTCAGCATTCAATTGATGAAGGAACCCGGCTGGGGAACCCTTCAACATTATTACACCATCCCCGATTACGTCTATGTCAAGTTTGGCTTATGGGATAAAATACTGGAGTTGAAAAACGAAGTTCCCGATTTGACTTACCCCTCTGCAATTCGTGCTTATGCGCGGGGAATGGCCTTTGCCGGAAAAGGCGACCTGAAAGCGGCAAAAGACGAGTTGGCCCAACTTGAACACTACGCGACCGACGAAAGCCTGAAAGAACTGACAGTTTGGGAAATCAATTCGACCTATGACCTGGTCAACATTGCCGAAAAAGTATTGAAAGCTGAAATCCTGGCCAGCGAGCAACAGTACGACGAGTCGATTCAGCTGTTAACCGAAGCAGTTGCCATTGAAGACGGACTGAATTACAACGAGCCGCCCGATTGGTTCTTCTCGGTACGCCATCATCTCGGCGCGGTACAAATTGAAGCCAAACACTACAACGACGCCATTGAAACCTACACCCAGGATCTCAAAAACCTGCCTAAAAACGGCTGGGCCCTTCACGGCATGAAACTCGCTTACAACAACCTTGGCGAAACCGACAAGGCCGAAGCAGTCGATCAGCAACTGGCCGAAGTTTGGGCTACCGCCGATACCCGGATTAGCAGTTCGCGGATTAAATAGACAGCCCGGCTCGAGGACAAAAGAGATAGCTTAATCGTTCCATGCGGCGCATGCAGCCGTTGCGATCAAAACACATGATCGGTGCGCCTAAAATCCGCAATGCACCTTAGCCCCGGGTTAACACCCGGGGCTACAATTATTTCACCCCGCTGGGGCGAGAAGCCTCAAATTCCACAAATAGCCGATCAAGGCGCCGACTGCACGCAGCAATAGTGAACGGAAACACGGAATTGCGACGCGTGAGCGTCAGGCATGAAGTGTTGAGAGTGAGCGGTGCGCAGCAATTGCCTCGGGTAGTCTTGACCTTTTGGTTCGTTTTGTGTCAAGACAAAATGAACAGCCCGTCCGGCTGGAGGACACACCCGGATTAAACAAAACATCTATTTGATTGGTTATTAACCTCAACCAATACCTTAAACCGATGAAAAAACGCTCGCACACCAGGCCTCCCTGTCGGGAGCGACATCCGGGACTGTGTTCCGATTCTCCCAATCCTCCGTCATCACCCCGCCCTTCTAGCCACCTGTCCGCTAAATGGCAATGACAACCACCCCGAACAAATGCCCCTTGCGCTGATTCAATCAGAACGACTTCCGAAAATTTTAAAACACACCTCATGACTGAAGGATAACACCAATAACCCCAGTTAAAACCCATTGCATATGACGGTTGAAAAAACGCTGACTCGCCAACTCAAACTTCCGGCTTTGTCCGAAAATGCCTTTCTACGTTACTTGACTTTTTCAGCGCTGTACTTCGCACAGGGAATTCCCATGGGACTCATGTTTTATGCCATCCCGGCGTGGCTGGCTGCGAACGGAAAAACACCAGCCGAAATAGGTAGTTTTGTTGCCGCCGTATCGCTTCCGTGGAGTTTCAAAATTTTAGTAGCTCCCTTGATGGACCGCTTTACTTACCTGCCAATGGGACGCCGACGGCCCTGGCTCGTGTTTGGACAAGTAGGCATTGTTGCCAGTTTCTTGCTGCTAGCCCCCCTGAGTGATCCACTCGAGCATATCCCGCTGCTCACTGTGGCCGGTTTTATGGCCAGTCTCGCCAGCATCTTCCAGGATATATCGGTCGACAGTCTCGCCATCGACCTTTTACCGGAAGACCAGCAGGCCCGCGCCAATGGCTTGATGTGGGGCTCCCAAGCCGTTGGTGTTTCATCGACCGTTGCAATTACCGGCTGGATCATCCAGCATTACAGCTTCCTGGTTGCCATGAACCTGTTTGGCGCCATTGTGACGGTCATCATGCTGTTCCCGCTGATCTTCCGGGAACGTCCCGGCGAGAAGGTTGCTCCCTGGACCGCCGGACAAACATCGCCCGAAGCCCAAAAGATTCAACTCTGCAGTTGGAAGGTTATTTTGAAAAGCCTGATCAGAGCATTCACCCTACCGGTAAGCCTGTATATGGGAGTTGCCGTTTTCGTCTATCGCATGGGAGACGGTTTTATCGGCTCCATTCTACCTGTTTTTACCGTCCAAAAACTGGGATGGACAGATATCGAATACGCACATGTCTTTGCAACAACCAAACTGGCGGGAGGTATCCTGGGGATGTTCATCGGCGGAGCCATGATCGACCGCTTCGGCAAAATCAGGATGATGGTGTTATATGCCTTTGCACTCGTCGCGCTGCTTATGGCCATGTCGCTGCTCTCCCTTTACTGGAGCAACGCAACGTTCATTACCGGTTTCTTCTTCATCTATCATACCCTGAGTACCTTCATCACCATCGCTATTTTGGCCGTAGCAATGCAGCTGTCGTGGCGAAGGGTAGCCACCACCCAGTTTACGCTTTACATGACCATTGCCAACCTGGGACTCTCGGCCGGAGCCTGGATTATGGGCCAGTTGAAAACCTATTTTTCCTGGCAGCATATGTTCATGGCCTACCTGGTGTTTATCGGACTGGTACTGGCCATTATGCCTTTCCTGAATTTCAAAAAGCACCAGCAACAACTGAACGAACTGGAAGAGAAACAACGGCAAATTCAGGACAGTTAAATCGAATTTGAATTAAATCCAACCAATATATGCTCCATTTCTTCCCAAAAATCCGCTACCAATTGGCATCCGAAAATAGGGTGGCCAAATACTTGCGTTATGCCATTGGTGAAATACTGCTGGTCGTAATCGGGATTTTGATTGCCGTCCAGATTAATAACTGGAATGAAAACCGAAAGAAAAACCAATCAGTGGAACAACTCATCACCGTATTAACCAAAGATCTCGAATTTAATATTGTCCATTCATCCGAGCTTATTGAGTGGTCCTACGAAAGGGACTCGATTTTCCAACTGATTACAACTAAAAAGGTCACGCGCGAAATGCTCATTAAAAACCCGAATTTGATTATTAAAGGAGGATCAGCGACAAGGCGTTACCCGGATGAGAACCTGAACGACATATTGGCTGGAGAAAACTACATTCCGGAGCGCTATAGCGGTTTGGTTCCGGACCTAAAAGAGTTGAAAGTCCTTCTGGAGTCTCAGAAAAAGTGGGAAACCGCAGTCCTTGAATTCAATGAAAACTGGGCAAAATATCAAAACGACAATCTGCCCTGGCTACATCAAACCGATCCGGCATCGAAAGAAGCAAAACTGGATTATTACCTCAACGATCCCTACTATATCAACCGCTTGTATTGGTACGCCACGCTCCAGTTTGACGAAAACACCTACGATGCCACGAAAATAAGCTCATTATCTGTTGCCTTGTTATGGTTGATTAATGCGGTGAAAGTCAACCCGGACAAGATTGACTTTATGACATTTATGAAACAGCATGGTTTTGTTCCTTTTGAGGAAAAAGACAGCAACGCAAGTTTCGATTCGCTTGAATATCGCACGCAGTTTCGCATGAGCTTCCCGATATACAATAACCTTGGCAGCGCGGTA harbors:
- a CDS encoding endonuclease domain-containing protein, whose translation is MSISDQVSMFYNAKPHIFEKAKTLRKNMTTAELNLWEKLKRRQVLGLRFRPQHPIDIFIADFYCHPLKLVIEIDGGIHLAPEHKEYDIGRTAELNQWGIQVIRFTNEEVANNLDKVVSQINLICRQKLSEGKVPFRGFRG
- a CDS encoding MFS transporter is translated as MTVEKTLTRQLKLPALSENAFLRYLTFSALYFAQGIPMGLMFYAIPAWLAANGKTPAEIGSFVAAVSLPWSFKILVAPLMDRFTYLPMGRRRPWLVFGQVGIVASFLLLAPLSDPLEHIPLLTVAGFMASLASIFQDISVDSLAIDLLPEDQQARANGLMWGSQAVGVSSTVAITGWIIQHYSFLVAMNLFGAIVTVIMLFPLIFRERPGEKVAPWTAGQTSPEAQKIQLCSWKVILKSLIRAFTLPVSLYMGVAVFVYRMGDGFIGSILPVFTVQKLGWTDIEYAHVFATTKLAGGILGMFIGGAMIDRFGKIRMMVLYAFALVALLMAMSLLSLYWSNATFITGFFFIYHTLSTFITIAILAVAMQLSWRRVATTQFTLYMTIANLGLSAGAWIMGQLKTYFSWQHMFMAYLVFIGLVLAIMPFLNFKKHQQQLNELEEKQRQIQDS
- a CDS encoding DUF6090 family protein: MLHFFPKIRYQLASENRVAKYLRYAIGEILLVVIGILIAVQINNWNENRKKNQSVEQLITVLTKDLEFNIVHSSELIEWSYERDSIFQLITTKKVTREMLIKNPNLIIKGGSATRRYPDENLNDILAGENYIPERYSGLVPDLKELKVLLESQKKWETAVLEFNENWAKYQNDNLPWLHQTDPASKEAKLDYYLNDPYYINRLYWYATLQFDENTYDATKISSLSVALLWLINAVKVNPDKIDFMTFMKQHGFVPFEEKDSNASFDSLEYRTQFRMSFPIYNNLGSAVTLKRTSADDGETTTYTLPDSPEFYFFPNLNHGDIWEYSDKNGNVRKYRSTRNGYLIIQ